The nucleotide window ATTCCCAGGGCTGGGAAGAGGGGCTGTTGTGATCCTTATTTGCAGAATTTCACTAACCTTCAACATCTTGTTTCAAAAAGCACTGACTCCAGCTGTTAGGAGAAGACCGTGTCCCCGGCACCTTTACTAGTAACCTAAATTCTCtggtgtttcattttgaaataagtAAAAGAAAGACCTGAGAGCTAAAGAGAGCACCCCAACAAATGAGTCAGGGCCCGCAGCATTGTGATTAGCCATGTCGTTGAACGGTGAGCTCTTGGGAAGGAGCGAGAAGCCAGCTCTGTCCTTCCAGGCATCTGGAAAAGCGTCCTTTGAGTGGGACCTCTGTGTGGCAGGTGGGGAAGCATCCCACACCCAAACGTCTGCTTCGGACACATACCCTCAAATCCCCACTACGCTCACAACCGTACCGGCAGCTCCGCCACCTCTGCAGGCTTCAAGCGGGGGAGGACAGAAAGACAGCGTGTTCCCACTTCGTCCGGGCTGGATTTCCATCCCTGCTGGAAGCAAAGCTTGGAGAGCTCCCTGCCCCGGTCCCGTGGAGGGCTGTGCCTGCCCCGGGCGGCAGTGGGGAAGGAGCCGGGTCCCTCCGGGAGGCGGCCGGGGCGAGCAGAGCGGGCTGGAAGGGCTGCGAGCCCCCTCTGCTGGAGCCCGGCCGCTGCCGCTCGGGCCGGCCAACCCCTGCGGCCAGAGCTTCTCCGCAGGGAGCCTGCGGAGCCTCCGGTGGGCCAGGGGCAGAGGTGCCCGAGCGCAGCATCTGCATGGAAGGATGTCTCAGGCGGTGCCCGAGCGCAGCATCTGCATGGAAGGATGTCTCAGGCGTTCCGATGGCTCTGCTACACCACGGCCCCTTCTGCGTTCGGCAGCTTGTGAGACAGAGGCTTTCTCCGCGGAGACAGCTTTGCCCCCAGCGTTTACCTTTTGTGAGGGCTGCCAGACCGGTGAGGAGTCAGACATAAGCAGGATTTAAAGAGATGAAGCTGATTTCATTGTAGGTGCAATTCATAACATGCTACATGGAAATGTAGAATTGCTTTTGCAGTCTCATATTGAAACGGAGGAGAAAGAGCATGGGAGTTAAGCAAGTTCCCCCTGTCAGGAGCACGGGTCAGGGAGTACCTGTCGGGAACAGAGCATCGGCTTCAGGTCAGAGCTTGCAGCGGGACTTGTGGGCTTAACCACCCCTTCCGCTGCGCTCCTCGCCGCCAGTACCTGTGCGGAGGTGAGCCAGGGTGAGGAGCTGGCAAACACCACCCTTGAAGAGGCAACAGGAATAAACGGGTTGTGTTAGAGCAAAATAACGAAAGCAGAGTCTAGTTAGCATCATCAGTGACTAAAAACCCCGGGCTTTTACTGCCTGGCACTTACAGGCTCTTTTCTGCTGGCCGTACAGCATCTCTAGGGGCTGAGCTTCTTGTAGCGTTTCTGGTTCCTTCATTTATTCCCTCGCTATGCTAAGTCACTTGCAGTAGTTTGAACTTCAGAAACACTCGCTTTGAAGTGTTGTTAGGAAGGTCCTAATGGCAAATCTAATCCACGTTtatccctcctgctcctcccagggCAGTTACAACGGGTCTCCTGAGCCTTGCACTGGGCTGGTGCAGAGCAGCCACCCCTTGCTGTCAATGACGTTCCGTGAAGACGTTTTGAGCCTCCGCACTTCCTGACACGGACTTATTTTACCATCCGTGTTCAGCGTCTCTCTTGGCTGCTCGCAGGTTTCACTGGAAACAGTGAGTCTCCCCGGCGCTGCTCAGCTCGTTGCCATACacagttctgggaaaaaaaaaccttgggcCTCTTTCTTGTAAGCGAGAACCTGAAAAGCCAACGTGTTCTTTCTTCCCTCACAGCCAGCTGCACATCTGATGTGGtagagaagagcaagaggaggaagaCGAGGATGAGGTTGGAGTGGTCCTTGCCTCTGCTAGGACTCCTGCTGCGCGTGGGTGAGTACAGCCGGACAGAAATCCATGGGGAAATCCATGGGGATGCAATGGGTGGCTGCCGAGCAGAAAGCACAGGGTTTGGCAAATGACCCGCGTGTACACTGCACGtggagctgctgctctccagaGTGAGCCTTCCCTTCGGAGTGCAGGGACAGAGGAACGGGAATCCAGCCCTCTCAGGCTAGAGAGAAGAACCCAAGGTCCCTAGTGAATTTTTGCTTACCAGCTGAGACACTCAGATACCTGCTCTCCAAACTTCACGCAGCAGGGTTGGAGCTCAATGCACTGCTTTCCGCGGCGGCGTGAACTATAAGGTTCTGCaggtttaatttgatttttacgCTTTATTAATGCACTTtccttaaacctttttttttttttttgtgatcatGGGCAAATAACTTCAGTTCGGATTCACTGTGATATGATGGGAGTGGTAGCAATTTCTGTGTTGCCAGTTTGAACTGACCAGCATTTAGAAATCTGGTTTAGGATGAAGTGCAGAATATCTGTAAAGACTATAAAGAAGCTAGTAACTATGAAAGATAAGTTTGAAAGATAATTAAAATAAGACTATAGCTGCTCTGCCGCAAATACCAACTGCTATCCTTTGAGAAGATTGAAAACATTTGATTTAGCAATGGCCTGttttgtgatggtttttttttttttaatttaaattcatcttatataaagaaaaaagaatcagatCGCCTTCTCCCTAGCCAAGTCCTGTACCTATGGAATTTCAAATCTACAATTTTGTTATAAGTAACTCCTGTTGTAAAGCAAGCGCTCCCTGGGAAGAGACAACAGCACTGAACATATGAATACCAATCGTTTCTTTACTTAAGTTACTTTCTATCAACAAACGTTTTTAAAGCAAATCACAAAATCTTATTCAGACCTCCTAAAAACTTTTCCTATAACACTCCAGCTCCAGAGAATTCAGTGGAGCTACTTATTTCCtaccaagagagaaaaatcaaatagTTGAATTGCTTTACAGTGGTAAATCAAGCACCAGGGGCCAATCCCCCAGCGAGTACACTCTTTCAGAAGACAGTGGTTCTTACTGCAGAAATTAGGCATGATTTTCCAGTAGTCTTCGGTCCATGACAACAAAGCGAAATTCTTGGGTGTACAACCTGCAATAGCCCTTTTTCTAAACTGGGGTGGAAAATTATTCAGATTTCCATTCTGCGCTACTCTATGTCAAAAATGGCTTCCAAAGGAAAAGACTTCATTTCAAAACAACATCCTGTCTTAGCACACAGAATGCTTCTAAGGCATTTAGCGCAAATATAGGAGTATAAACATCTCTTTTAAGCAGCCAAGTTCAGAAAGAATACCCTTGAACTAGGAAAGGTGTATGATCTCAGTAGCTAAATTACTTAACacttattattctttcttttgtagTTGGCACCGCAGCTCAGCAGGGTAAGTGTATTTTACCAGCATTCCTAACTACTGAGTATGATAAAAAGACCAACTATGGTTCACAAGCGAGGATTAAAAGtcaaatggaaatatttgcattttgtaaataTTGTAGGATAGTAAAAATCCCTTGTTCATTTATTGTTACTGATCACACTGATTTCAAAAATTGGCCGTTGTGAATTGTCCCTAATTATTGCTAGAGATCCCCAGGCAAGGTTGGGCTTTTTCCAACAGCAACAAGCAGTGAGATTACAGCAGGCTGATTTCTTAACACTTACTGTTCTCTCTTTACAGAGGTTTCTGAAGAAGAGACAGGTAAGTGTATTTTACCAGCATTCCTAACTATTTAGCATGATATAAAGACTAGAGATGCCTCACAGGTGAGGACTAAAAGGCAGATAGAAATATTTGAATTCAAGCGgtattttaggaggaaaaaaaaatcctgtttgttaGTTGCTATTGTCATCGCCCATCAGAAAAAATCAGCTGTAATGAGTTGCCCCTAATTACTGTTACTGGTCTCCAAGCAGGGTTGGCCATTTGCAGAGAGCACAAGTATGTGGATAAACAGAACGACGGATGGCAGGCGGCCAGGCTCTCTGCCACGAAGTAGAATACTCCGTGATGTATTTTGATACAGTTTAGTGTTGCAAAGAATTAGTGTAAAAAAAACTAAAGGAAAGCATGCATGCAGAAAACGTATACTCAGGGAATTTACGTTACACCATAAAATCACAGATTTCGCAGCACAAACTCTCACGGTGGGATCGAGGGGGCGCAGGGAAGCCTGCCCAGAAGCTGTTTGTAACACTGGTTTCCCTTCCCCTTGGCCTACCTGCAGATAAAGAATTCCTGGTGGAGATTTCCGGAACCACGGTGACAATCACGTGTCCCTTGACTGAAGGCAACATAGTCTGGGAGTCAACTGCGACAAAACCAGAGGACAGCGAGAGGAAGTACGTTATAGAGAATCACAACAGCTCTCCTATGAACGTGAGCTGTTCCTCAGGTGACAAGAAGTATCACTTGTACCTGAATGCCAGAGGTGAGTCAAAAAGCACTCCGGCTGTGGGCTACAAATGCAGTCTATGCACACTAGGAGCTGAGCCCTGGTGTTCAGTGCTGCCGGGCTGGGTGAATGCCATTCTGCCGAGGTCCTTCCCGCTCTGTGTGGGCAGTAAACAAGCCCAAGAGCACGCGTTTGGCAAACAAAATCTCCCTGCTCCCTACGCCTTCCCCTTCTGCTGCCCTCAGACCAGGTGGTTGTCAATAGTTCCCGCGTATAGACcgtacagtctttttttttatacagcttCTGCCACGCTACAAGGCGAGAGCAATGTCTGTCACAAA belongs to Numenius arquata chromosome 22, bNumArq3.hap1.1, whole genome shotgun sequence and includes:
- the CD3E gene encoding T-cell surface glycoprotein CD3 epsilon chain isoform X1, with the protein product MRLEWSLPLLGLLLRVVGTAAQQEVSEEETDKEFLVEISGTTVTITCPLTEGNIVWESTATKPEDSERKYVIENHNSSPMNVSCSSGDKKYHLYLNARVCTNCEELDALAVTGIIIADLLITFGVLILVYYFSKDRKGKAGTGAGSRPRGQKVQRPPPVPNPDYEPIRKGQREVYAGLESRGF
- the CD3E gene encoding T-cell surface glycoprotein CD3 epsilon chain isoform X2, with the protein product MRLEWSLPLLGLLLRVVGTAAQQGKYKEFLVEISGTTVTITCPLTEGNIVWESTATKPEDSERKYVIENHNSSPMNVSCSSGDKKYHLYLNARVCTNCEELDALAVTGIIIADLLITFGVLILVYYFSKDRKGKAGTGAGSRPRGQKVQRPPPVPNPDYEPIRKGQREVYAGLESRGF
- the CD3E gene encoding T-cell surface glycoprotein CD3 epsilon chain isoform X3 translates to MRLEWSLPLLGLLLRVVGTAAQQDKEFLVEISGTTVTITCPLTEGNIVWESTATKPEDSERKYVIENHNSSPMNVSCSSGDKKYHLYLNARVCTNCEELDALAVTGIIIADLLITFGVLILVYYFSKDRKGKAGTGAGSRPRGQKVQRPPPVPNPDYEPIRKGQREVYAGLESRGF